A single genomic interval of Spirosoma taeanense harbors:
- a CDS encoding FKBP-type peptidyl-prolyl cis-trans isomerase, producing the protein MAQAKSGDTVQVHYTGTLTDGTVFDSSAGRTPLEFTVGSGQVIKGFDEGVEGMNQGEKKTINIPVEDAYGPANEEMIFTLNRSDIPADIPLEVGMTLNMHEDGNPRPIPVIVRDLTETNVTLDANHPLAGQDLTFEVELVGVKSPSGLIL; encoded by the coding sequence ATGGCACAAGCTAAATCCGGTGATACCGTTCAGGTACATTATACCGGTACCCTGACTGATGGAACTGTATTCGACTCGTCGGCGGGCCGCACTCCGCTGGAGTTTACAGTGGGTAGTGGACAGGTGATCAAAGGGTTCGACGAGGGCGTTGAGGGTATGAATCAGGGTGAGAAGAAAACCATCAACATTCCCGTTGAAGATGCTTACGGTCCGGCCAACGAAGAGATGATCTTCACGCTGAATCGCTCGGATATTCCAGCCGATATTCCGCTTGAGGTGGGCATGACGCTTAATATGCACGAAGATGGCAATCCCCGGCCTATTCCCGTGATTGTGCGCGACCTGACCGAAACGAACGTTACGCTCGATGCCAACCACCCCCTGGCCGGTCAGGATCTGACCTTTGAGGTTGAACTGGTTGGTGTGAAATCGCCGTCGGGATTGATTCTGTAA
- a CDS encoding 3-keto-disaccharide hydrolase → MQSLFLTLPILLLSLTRLSAQSPPKQADWQSLFNGKNLNGWETYLDRPYSKSEPGQQAAPLGLNNDPNHVFSVVTVDGQPALRISGETFGGINTLADFENYHLRLEFKWGQQQWPPKLGQPRDSGLLYHSVGKHGTPMLWMESFEFQIQEGDCGDYWGVMDVAADIPARKNDKGKYVYQPGSPLITFQDKTPNGRSCLKSPDAEKPSGQWNTVDLYCVGDTCLHVMNGKVNMVLLNTRHLVNGQMQPLTRGKIQIQSEGAEVYYRNILVRSIKQLPAGLFQ, encoded by the coding sequence ATGCAATCCCTGTTTCTTACGCTCCCGATCCTTCTGCTTTCACTCACGCGCCTTTCGGCCCAGTCTCCACCCAAACAGGCCGACTGGCAGTCCCTTTTCAACGGAAAGAACCTGAACGGCTGGGAAACCTATCTCGACCGACCGTATAGCAAAAGCGAACCGGGCCAGCAAGCGGCTCCGCTGGGCCTGAATAACGACCCGAATCACGTTTTTTCAGTCGTTACGGTCGATGGTCAGCCCGCCCTGCGCATTTCGGGCGAAACGTTCGGGGGTATCAATACCCTGGCCGATTTTGAGAACTATCACCTGCGGCTGGAATTTAAATGGGGGCAGCAGCAATGGCCGCCCAAACTCGGCCAGCCGCGGGATAGCGGTCTTCTATACCATAGTGTAGGCAAACACGGTACGCCCATGCTGTGGATGGAATCGTTTGAGTTTCAGATTCAGGAAGGCGACTGTGGCGACTATTGGGGCGTTATGGACGTAGCGGCCGACATCCCCGCCCGAAAAAACGATAAGGGCAAATACGTATATCAACCCGGCAGTCCCCTGATTACGTTTCAGGACAAGACGCCTAATGGCCGATCGTGCCTGAAAAGTCCGGATGCCGAAAAGCCTTCCGGCCAGTGGAATACCGTGGATCTGTACTGCGTGGGCGACACCTGTCTGCACGTCATGAACGGGAAAGTAAACATGGTGCTGCTGAACACCCGCCATCTGGTCAACGGACAGATGCAGCCGCTTACCAGGGGCAAAATTCAGATTCAGTCGGAAGGGGCCGAAGTATATTACCGGAATATTCTGGTCCGTTCTATAAAGCAACTCCCGGCCGGGTTATTCCAGTAG
- the bla gene encoding subclass B1 metallo-beta-lactamase yields MLILRALCFFLLFHGFVQAQSSPKPKLTVTPLNDRVYVHTTYGIYLNNAIPSNGLIIKTTDGIVLVDTGWDSDGNTDNTRQLLRWVADSLRQPVRLCIVTHAHEDRVGGISELRKAGVRVISTPLTAQKSLKLGYEAPEGILPADTTFTIGQEPIRCYFPGEGHTSDNIVVWLPRHQILHGGCFVKSVAAFGMGNVADANLNEWGNSVRRVMQQFGTARLVIPGHEEWSDTKALEHTLRLLEKHAASKR; encoded by the coding sequence ATGCTTATCCTGAGAGCGCTCTGTTTCTTCCTTCTTTTCCACGGGTTTGTTCAGGCCCAATCGTCGCCCAAGCCCAAACTGACGGTTACCCCACTTAATGACCGGGTTTACGTCCACACGACCTACGGCATTTACCTGAACAACGCGATTCCGTCGAATGGATTGATAATCAAAACGACTGATGGAATCGTCCTGGTCGACACTGGCTGGGACAGCGATGGCAATACGGATAATACTCGGCAACTGCTGCGGTGGGTTGCCGATAGTCTTCGCCAGCCCGTCCGACTTTGCATTGTTACCCACGCTCACGAAGACCGGGTGGGCGGCATCAGCGAGCTCCGCAAAGCGGGGGTTCGGGTCATCAGTACACCCCTGACGGCTCAAAAGTCGCTTAAGCTGGGCTACGAAGCGCCCGAAGGCATTCTACCGGCTGATACGACCTTTACCATTGGGCAGGAGCCAATTCGCTGCTATTTTCCGGGCGAAGGCCATACCAGCGACAACATTGTTGTGTGGTTGCCCCGGCATCAGATTCTGCACGGAGGCTGTTTTGTCAAGAGTGTGGCTGCTTTCGGCATGGGGAATGTCGCCGACGCGAATTTAAACGAATGGGGCAACTCTGTCCGGCGGGTCATGCAACAATTCGGAACAGCCAGGCTTGTGATTCCCGGCCATGAGGAATGGAGTGATACCAAAGCGCTCGAACACACCCTGCGGTTGCTGGAAAAACACGCGGCCTCAAAACGCTGA
- a CDS encoding SDR family oxidoreductase — translation MMNENQVSRRQVIGGIGSGLAASVMVPPVFAASETSAPGFNTSAPAPLVDPTTKYPRPPFNTPMQPWPGLASKMNPRPDHGETSYKGSGRLQGRKALITGGDSGMGRAAAIAYAREGADVAINYLPAEEPDAKEVIDLIKKEGRKAIAIPGDIRDEAFCKRLVDEAVKGLGGLDILVSNAARQQQRESILDLTSEDFDATMKTNIYAPFWIIKAALPHMPPGSAIIGTTSEQAYDPSPNLYDYAQTKAATMNFVKSLAKQLGPKGIRVNGVAPGPIWTPLQPSGGATAEKLKTFGGDTSLGRPGQPVELASIYVQLAASDASFATGQVYGAAGGKGQP, via the coding sequence ATGATGAATGAGAATCAAGTAAGCAGACGCCAGGTTATTGGCGGGATTGGAAGCGGCCTGGCGGCTTCCGTAATGGTACCTCCGGTATTTGCCGCTTCGGAAACATCGGCACCTGGTTTCAATACGTCTGCTCCGGCACCGCTTGTCGATCCGACCACCAAATACCCCAGGCCTCCGTTCAATACGCCCATGCAGCCCTGGCCGGGTCTGGCCAGCAAAATGAATCCGCGGCCCGATCATGGTGAAACCAGCTATAAAGGCTCGGGTCGTTTGCAGGGACGGAAAGCGTTGATCACCGGGGGGGACTCGGGTATGGGTCGCGCTGCGGCCATTGCTTACGCCCGCGAAGGCGCCGACGTAGCCATCAACTACCTGCCCGCTGAAGAGCCCGATGCGAAAGAAGTAATTGATTTAATTAAGAAAGAAGGCCGGAAGGCAATTGCTATTCCCGGCGATATTCGGGACGAAGCCTTCTGCAAGCGACTGGTCGATGAAGCCGTAAAAGGATTGGGGGGGCTGGATATTCTGGTCAGCAACGCGGCCCGGCAACAGCAACGCGAGTCCATTCTGGACCTTACTTCGGAGGATTTCGACGCAACCATGAAGACGAATATTTACGCGCCGTTCTGGATCATAAAAGCCGCTCTGCCGCATATGCCACCCGGCTCCGCCATTATTGGGACAACCTCCGAGCAGGCCTATGATCCATCGCCCAACCTCTATGATTATGCCCAGACGAAAGCGGCTACGATGAATTTTGTTAAGTCGCTGGCTAAACAACTGGGGCCGAAAGGAATACGCGTGAACGGCGTCGCGCCGGGACCGATCTGGACGCCCTTACAGCCCAGCGGTGGTGCCACGGCGGAGAAACTGAAAACCTTCGGCGGAGATACCTCCCTGGGCCGCCCCGGTCAACCGGTGGAGCTGGCTTCGATTTACGTACAGCTGGCGGCCAGCGATGCCAGCTTTGCTACGGGTCAGGTGTATGGAGCCGCTGGAGGTAAGGGGCAGCCTTAG
- a CDS encoding 2Fe-2S iron-sulfur cluster-binding protein — MDEHESPELTDDEKKLFADLMPEDLNEILDTGVNRRHFLKLITLAGGGILAAQSAVAEQLLSRPPSLPPAELAPASLENGVNVAFRVNGTAQKLSVDSRMTLLDTLRERLELTGSKKGCDHGQCGACTVIVDGRRVLSCLTLAASCEGKTVQTIEGLSQGSKLHPMQESFLKHDGFQCGFCTPGQICSAVAMLDEARKGHVSYVTENVRKPMGPVQLSNEEIRERMSGNLCRCGAYPNIVAAIQEVHSGKPVKQKFLFTT; from the coding sequence ATGGACGAACACGAATCACCTGAATTGACGGATGACGAAAAGAAGCTCTTTGCTGACCTGATGCCGGAAGACCTTAATGAAATTCTGGATACGGGCGTAAACCGACGTCATTTTCTTAAACTGATAACCCTGGCGGGGGGCGGCATCCTGGCTGCTCAGTCGGCGGTAGCCGAGCAGCTGCTCTCCCGTCCGCCCAGCCTCCCACCGGCGGAACTGGCTCCGGCCAGTCTGGAGAATGGCGTAAACGTAGCGTTCAGGGTCAACGGTACCGCCCAGAAACTATCGGTCGATTCCCGCATGACCCTGCTCGACACGCTGCGCGAACGGCTGGAACTGACTGGTTCCAAGAAAGGTTGCGACCACGGTCAGTGCGGAGCCTGTACGGTTATCGTCGATGGGCGCCGGGTGTTGTCCTGTCTGACCTTAGCTGCGAGCTGCGAAGGCAAGACCGTACAGACAATCGAAGGGCTCTCGCAGGGCAGCAAGCTACACCCCATGCAGGAGTCGTTCCTCAAGCACGATGGGTTCCAGTGCGGCTTCTGTACGCCCGGTCAGATCTGCTCGGCGGTGGCTATGCTGGATGAAGCCAGAAAAGGACACGTAAGCTACGTAACCGAGAACGTGCGCAAACCAATGGGTCCGGTGCAGTTATCGAACGAGGAGATTCGGGAGCGGATGTCGGGGAATCTATGCCGCTGCGGGGCCTATCCCAACATCGTCGCTGCCATTCAGGAAGTCCATAGCGGAAAGCCCGTTAAGCAGAAATTCCTCTTCACCACCTAA
- a CDS encoding FAD binding domain-containing protein: MRPFTYTRAKDPLAAIKLLGGNPNARFLAGGTNLLDLMKEDVERPTALIDISELGLTDIKTITAGTNKGGISMGGLGRNTDAANHPLIRQNYPLLTQAILAGASGQIRNMATNGGNLLQRTRCQYFYEVAMPCNKREPGTGCGALEGINRMHAIFGWSDKCVAVYPSDMAVALAALDAVVKVRNAAGQEHSIPFADFHRLPGDKPEQDTNLMHGELITAIELPQNRFADKSYYLKVRDRASYAFALVSVAAALETQGNTIRQARIAMGGVAHKPWRALKAEQMLIGKEATTENFKQAADAEMADAKPLEHNKFKVELGNRSIVLALQMAMNGGKA, from the coding sequence ATGAGACCGTTCACCTACACCCGGGCCAAAGACCCTTTAGCTGCCATTAAACTGCTGGGTGGTAATCCGAATGCCCGATTCCTCGCCGGCGGCACGAATCTGCTGGACCTCATGAAAGAGGACGTAGAGCGACCTACTGCCCTGATTGATATTTCTGAACTGGGCCTGACCGACATCAAGACCATCACCGCTGGCACCAATAAAGGCGGCATTTCGATGGGTGGGTTAGGCAGAAATACCGACGCAGCCAACCACCCCCTCATTCGCCAGAACTACCCTCTCCTGACGCAGGCGATTCTGGCGGGAGCATCGGGGCAGATCCGGAACATGGCGACCAATGGCGGAAACCTGCTGCAACGGACGCGCTGCCAGTATTTTTATGAGGTGGCTATGCCCTGCAACAAACGCGAACCTGGCACTGGCTGCGGGGCCCTGGAGGGCATCAACCGGATGCACGCCATCTTTGGCTGGTCGGATAAATGCGTAGCCGTGTACCCATCGGATATGGCCGTTGCGCTGGCCGCGCTGGATGCGGTGGTCAAGGTACGAAATGCAGCCGGTCAGGAACATAGTATTCCGTTTGCCGATTTCCACCGGTTGCCGGGCGACAAACCCGAGCAGGATACGAACCTGATGCATGGTGAGCTGATTACTGCCATTGAGCTGCCCCAAAACAGGTTTGCCGACAAGTCATATTACCTCAAAGTGCGGGATCGGGCTTCGTATGCGTTCGCGCTGGTGTCGGTGGCAGCCGCGTTAGAAACCCAGGGAAATACAATCAGGCAGGCCCGCATCGCGATGGGTGGAGTGGCGCACAAACCCTGGCGGGCCTTGAAAGCCGAGCAGATGCTAATTGGAAAAGAAGCTACGACGGAGAACTTCAAACAGGCTGCCGACGCCGAAATGGCCGATGCAAAGCCGCTGGAGCATAACAAGTTTAAAGTCGAACTGGGTAACCGAAGCATCGTTCTGGCCTTACAGATGGCTATGAACGGCGGCAAGGCGTAA
- a CDS encoding xanthine dehydrogenase family protein molybdopterin-binding subunit has translation MQDTNKAIGSPISRIDGIAKVTGKAAYSMDHPVKNPAYAILIKSTIAAGRITDIDSSEAEKAPGVLAIITHKNAPKLNEKGGLRGGALLQSPEIEFFGQHIGIVIAETYEQARYASRLVNVAYDKRDPKVDFEKLADKARTPKDKERDDLKKGDAKGALNQATIKVEEVYETPIEHHHPLEPHATIAEWDGDRVTLYNSSQIVNGAQNATAATLNLKPDQVRIVTPYIGGGFGSKGGQWANLALAAVAARHVNRPVKLALTRQQMVNSVGLRQRNLQKVSLAATPDGKLTALAHEITTHCAIDNEFVEPCGDCSKVMYDAPNSLITYRVVPMNLILPTYTRGPGKSTGSFALESAMDELAYKLKMDPIEFRIKNEPERDPSNGKPWSSRTTVQCLREGAKAFGWDKRKPEPRQSQQGNYWIGYGVAAGTYPAHQRPTSAIVKLKRNGNDVTATVELAAADLGTGTYTILTQTAADALGLPIPNVKVKLGDSDLPPAAGAVGSVGAASYANAVNDACQKITEELVAKSGKQFFAPPTAAQLMRTEKMTEFQTRVDSKPPEEAEQYSAHSFNANFAEVAVNKSTGMVRVKRFLAVTGAGTILNPKTARSQIIGGNVWGIGMALTEESVVDPRWGNFVTRSLADYHVPSNLDIGDLDAMFIREEDPHVNTLGIKGLGEVGIVGVAAAVANAIFNATGKRIRELPITPDKLL, from the coding sequence ATGCAGGACACAAATAAAGCCATCGGCTCCCCCATCAGCCGCATCGACGGGATCGCCAAGGTGACTGGCAAAGCCGCCTATTCCATGGATCATCCGGTGAAAAATCCGGCTTACGCCATTCTGATTAAAAGTACCATTGCCGCCGGACGAATTACGGACATCGACAGCTCCGAGGCCGAAAAAGCGCCCGGTGTGCTGGCTATTATTACACATAAAAACGCGCCGAAACTGAACGAAAAGGGCGGGCTGCGCGGAGGTGCCCTGCTGCAAAGCCCGGAGATTGAGTTCTTCGGGCAGCACATCGGCATCGTGATTGCCGAAACCTATGAGCAGGCCCGTTACGCGTCGCGGCTGGTCAACGTCGCCTACGACAAGCGGGACCCTAAAGTCGATTTCGAGAAGCTCGCCGACAAGGCCCGTACCCCGAAAGACAAAGAGAGAGACGACCTGAAGAAGGGCGATGCCAAAGGCGCGCTGAATCAGGCCACTATTAAAGTGGAGGAGGTCTACGAAACGCCCATTGAGCACCATCATCCGTTGGAACCCCACGCCACTATTGCTGAATGGGACGGCGACCGGGTAACTCTCTATAACAGCTCGCAGATTGTGAACGGGGCGCAGAACGCAACGGCGGCTACGCTTAATCTAAAGCCTGACCAGGTACGTATCGTTACGCCCTACATTGGTGGCGGCTTCGGGTCGAAAGGTGGACAGTGGGCTAATCTGGCCCTGGCGGCTGTAGCGGCCAGACATGTTAACCGCCCGGTGAAGCTGGCCCTGACCCGTCAGCAGATGGTGAACTCGGTCGGCCTGCGGCAGCGTAATCTTCAGAAAGTGAGTCTGGCCGCTACGCCTGACGGTAAACTGACGGCGCTGGCGCATGAAATTACGACCCACTGCGCCATCGATAACGAGTTTGTCGAACCCTGTGGCGACTGTTCGAAAGTCATGTACGACGCGCCGAACTCGCTCATTACGTACCGGGTGGTGCCCATGAACCTGATTCTGCCGACCTACACGCGCGGTCCCGGTAAATCGACGGGTAGTTTTGCCCTTGAATCGGCGATGGACGAGTTGGCCTACAAGCTAAAGATGGACCCGATTGAGTTCCGGATAAAAAACGAGCCCGAACGCGACCCGTCGAACGGCAAACCCTGGTCGTCGCGCACGACGGTACAATGCTTACGGGAGGGTGCCAAAGCCTTTGGTTGGGACAAACGTAAACCCGAACCCCGCCAGAGCCAGCAGGGTAATTACTGGATTGGCTATGGCGTTGCTGCGGGCACCTACCCCGCCCACCAGCGCCCTACGTCGGCCATCGTTAAATTGAAACGTAACGGCAATGACGTAACGGCGACTGTTGAGCTGGCCGCTGCGGACCTGGGCACGGGTACCTACACCATCCTGACGCAAACGGCCGCCGACGCGTTAGGACTGCCCATTCCGAACGTAAAGGTGAAGCTTGGCGACTCAGACCTGCCCCCGGCTGCGGGTGCGGTCGGTTCGGTGGGAGCCGCCAGCTACGCCAATGCCGTGAATGATGCCTGCCAGAAAATTACGGAGGAACTGGTCGCCAAATCCGGCAAGCAGTTTTTCGCACCCCCAACGGCCGCGCAGTTGATGCGCACGGAGAAGATGACCGAATTTCAGACCCGCGTGGACAGTAAACCACCCGAAGAAGCGGAACAGTATTCGGCCCACAGCTTCAACGCCAATTTTGCGGAAGTGGCCGTCAACAAATCAACGGGCATGGTACGCGTTAAGCGATTTCTGGCCGTAACGGGCGCGGGAACCATTCTGAATCCTAAAACCGCCCGCTCGCAGATCATCGGCGGCAACGTCTGGGGCATCGGCATGGCCCTGACCGAAGAGTCGGTGGTTGATCCGCGCTGGGGCAATTTCGTCACCCGCTCCCTGGCCGACTACCATGTTCCGTCCAACCTGGACATTGGCGATCTGGACGCCATGTTTATCCGGGAAGAGGACCCGCACGTCAATACGCTGGGCATAAAAGGACTTGGCGAAGTGGGGATTGTGGGCGTAGCAGCCGCCGTAGCCAACGCCATCTTCAACGCTACGGGCAAGCGTATTCGCGAGCTACCGATTACGCCCGATAAGCTGTTATAG
- a CDS encoding glycoside hydrolase family 43 protein — protein sequence MKRNWLTLVFCLLVSFALKAQESRIREVRTNVPLDSIVLSDPFILADRQTNQYYMTGTGGLLWKSKDLKLWDGPYKVTQTDPTSWMGPNPMIWAAEIHPYRNRYYYFATFTNRAVRIDTVQGRPIERRACHVLVSDKPDGPYVPMSDPTYLPADMPTLDGTLWVDKNGKPYMVYCYEWLQNLNGTIEKIELKPDLSGSVGKGEVLFRASDSPWSREKDENDKDRPNKVTDGPYLFQTKTGRLGMIWTSWIYDVYTQGVAYSKSGTLDGPWEQEKDPITPLNYGHGMLFRTLDGKLLMSIHSHKSVKGRYVRVPHLFEADLSGNRLVVGKPYVPAN from the coding sequence ATGAAACGTAACTGGTTGACTTTGGTATTCTGCCTGCTGGTTTCATTCGCCCTGAAGGCGCAGGAAAGCAGAATACGGGAGGTCAGAACGAATGTTCCTCTGGACTCGATTGTGTTGAGTGATCCGTTCATCCTGGCTGATCGTCAAACGAATCAATACTACATGACCGGTACCGGGGGACTGCTCTGGAAGAGTAAAGATCTCAAACTGTGGGATGGTCCCTACAAGGTAACCCAAACCGACCCGACTTCCTGGATGGGGCCTAATCCGATGATCTGGGCAGCCGAAATTCATCCTTACCGGAACAGGTACTACTATTTTGCCACCTTCACCAACCGGGCGGTCAGGATCGATACCGTGCAGGGCAGGCCGATTGAACGGCGGGCCTGCCACGTACTCGTCAGCGACAAACCCGATGGTCCGTATGTGCCCATGAGCGATCCAACGTATCTGCCCGCCGATATGCCTACCCTCGACGGAACCTTATGGGTCGACAAGAACGGCAAACCCTACATGGTTTACTGCTACGAATGGTTACAGAACCTAAACGGCACTATCGAAAAGATCGAATTGAAGCCGGATTTAAGTGGCTCGGTGGGCAAGGGTGAGGTGTTGTTTCGCGCCAGCGATTCGCCCTGGAGCCGCGAGAAAGACGAAAACGACAAAGACCGCCCCAATAAAGTCACGGACGGGCCGTATCTATTCCAGACCAAAACCGGCCGTTTGGGCATGATCTGGACCAGCTGGATTTACGATGTGTACACGCAGGGTGTCGCCTATTCAAAAAGCGGCACGCTGGATGGCCCCTGGGAGCAGGAGAAAGACCCCATTACGCCACTCAATTATGGGCATGGAATGTTGTTCCGCACGCTCGACGGCAAGCTGTTGATGTCCATTCATAGCCATAAAAGCGTAAAGGGGCGTTACGTCCGTGTCCCGCATTTGTTCGAAGCCGATTTGTCCGGAAACCGGCTGGTTGTCGGCAAACCCTACGTGCCAGCGAATTAA
- a CDS encoding DUF4256 domain-containing protein, producing the protein MTTSNKKELSPEQRDELLSVLELRFEKNRNRHQGLAWADVQAKLEANPEKLWVLDEMEVTGGEPDVVGYDATTGEYIFYDCSAESPKKRRSVCYDRAAWESRKEHKPENTAVDMAAEMGIELLTEEQYRELQQLGRFDTKTSSWVHTPAEIRKLGGALFCDRRYDTVFVYHNGAESYYAARGFRGSLRV; encoded by the coding sequence ATGACAACGAGCAATAAAAAAGAACTGTCGCCCGAACAGCGGGACGAACTCCTGAGCGTACTGGAACTCCGTTTTGAGAAAAACAGGAATCGGCATCAGGGGCTTGCATGGGCCGACGTACAGGCAAAGCTGGAGGCTAACCCGGAGAAACTGTGGGTGCTGGATGAAATGGAGGTAACGGGTGGCGAACCGGATGTGGTTGGGTATGATGCAACGACGGGCGAATACATTTTTTACGATTGTTCGGCGGAAAGTCCAAAGAAGCGCCGGAGTGTTTGTTACGACCGGGCCGCCTGGGAATCCCGGAAGGAGCATAAGCCCGAAAATACCGCTGTGGACATGGCGGCAGAAATGGGGATTGAGCTGCTAACCGAAGAGCAATATCGGGAGCTGCAGCAACTGGGCAGGTTCGATACGAAAACGTCGAGTTGGGTACACACACCGGCTGAAATTAGAAAACTCGGCGGTGCCCTCTTTTGTGATCGTCGTTACGATACTGTCTTCGTGTACCACAACGGAGCCGAATCATATTATGCTGCCCGGGGCTTCCGTGGCTCGCTAAGGGTCTGA
- a CDS encoding nucleoside hydrolase-like domain-containing protein, which produces MSTDIGGTDPDDNQSMAHLLMYSDRFNLEGLVSSPSYGEGSKAEILRLIDLYDKDLPKLKKHVKDFPAPDALRAVCKQGRHGAAPYVGYATATEGSNWIIQCARKESSQPLWVLVWGGLEDLAQALHDAPEIQKKIKVYWIGGPNKKWSVNSYAYIAEHFPGLWFIEANASYYGFFSNNGVPDSLHTKHYYDRYIREAGYLGKDFKNNRYKGVVKMGDTPSLLYMMDGDPNNPLRENWGGSFETFTSSPRVVYNRNTTLADTVPVYSVLELHVKGPKVKIRSDSACFTMTVKAKIGEQKWDGFYLGDGNYAIRYAPKQTETLTYTITSGLPGFQAQHGQFVVDNRWPGKPRSTNYKLGPNWYTDRKDPALFDGIWQGAQTVLKWRNAVLFDWAKRWAWLQ; this is translated from the coding sequence GTGAGTACGGATATTGGGGGAACCGATCCGGATGATAACCAGTCGATGGCGCATTTGCTGATGTACAGTGATCGGTTCAACCTAGAAGGGCTCGTTTCTTCACCGTCGTATGGCGAAGGCTCAAAAGCCGAAATCTTACGTCTGATTGACCTGTACGATAAAGACCTGCCTAAGCTCAAAAAGCATGTAAAGGACTTCCCTGCGCCGGATGCGTTACGGGCTGTCTGCAAACAAGGTCGGCATGGGGCGGCCCCTTACGTCGGGTACGCAACCGCCACCGAAGGGTCGAACTGGATTATTCAGTGTGCCCGGAAGGAAAGCAGCCAGCCGTTGTGGGTGCTGGTTTGGGGTGGCCTGGAGGACCTTGCCCAGGCCCTGCACGATGCACCGGAAATCCAGAAGAAAATTAAGGTGTACTGGATTGGCGGCCCAAACAAAAAATGGAGCGTCAACAGTTACGCCTATATCGCCGAACACTTCCCCGGCCTCTGGTTCATTGAAGCAAACGCTTCCTATTATGGCTTCTTTTCGAACAATGGGGTACCCGACAGCCTGCATACCAAACACTATTACGATCGATACATTCGCGAGGCCGGGTATTTAGGGAAAGATTTTAAAAATAATCGCTACAAAGGAGTTGTTAAGATGGGCGATACGCCTTCGCTGCTGTACATGATGGATGGCGACCCGAACAATCCCTTGCGCGAAAACTGGGGCGGCAGTTTTGAAACGTTTACGTCTAGTCCGCGAGTCGTTTATAACCGCAACACCACCCTCGCCGATACGGTACCCGTGTACTCGGTACTCGAATTACATGTTAAAGGTCCGAAGGTAAAAATACGTTCAGATTCGGCCTGCTTTACCATGACCGTGAAAGCAAAGATCGGCGAGCAGAAGTGGGATGGCTTTTACCTGGGCGACGGCAACTATGCTATCAGGTATGCACCCAAGCAAACCGAAACGCTGACGTACACCATTACGTCCGGTCTCCCCGGTTTTCAGGCGCAGCACGGGCAGTTTGTGGTAGATAACCGCTGGCCCGGCAAACCCCGATCTACGAACTATAAACTGGGTCCCAACTGGTACACAGACCGTAAAGACCCGGCCCTGTTCGACGGCATCTGGCAGGGCGCCCAAACCGTACTAAAATGGCGTAACGCGGTCTTATTCGATTGGGCGAAACGATGGGCCTGGCTTCAGTGA
- a CDS encoding TIR domain-containing protein, producing the protein MDKPSVFIGSSTEGLKIAKTIQLLLDRVCEVTIWSQGVFGLSKGYLEELVYSLEKFDFAILVLTPDDMTISREMESESPRDNVIFELGLFVGGIGRNRTYVVYDRTKKIKIPSDLAGISMANFELHSNGNLESSLGACCTRIENEIEKNGIRENKRFNQLADATKNVDKTNQKFQTLINLMARSRKVELDVIASQFGEFINTDHLKEIKKDLDDLSKAVNE; encoded by the coding sequence ATGGACAAACCTTCCGTATTTATCGGTTCTTCAACAGAAGGACTAAAAATTGCAAAAACTATACAGCTTCTATTGGACAGAGTTTGTGAAGTGACGATTTGGAGCCAAGGCGTTTTTGGACTTAGCAAAGGTTATTTAGAAGAGTTAGTGTATTCATTAGAGAAATTTGATTTTGCAATTTTGGTTTTGACACCCGATGACATGACAATTTCCCGAGAAATGGAGTCAGAATCGCCGAGAGATAATGTGATATTTGAGTTAGGTCTTTTTGTTGGAGGCATTGGACGCAATAGAACTTACGTTGTGTATGACAGAACAAAAAAAATAAAAATCCCCTCTGATTTAGCAGGTATCTCAATGGCGAATTTTGAGTTACACTCTAACGGGAATTTAGAATCATCGCTAGGTGCTTGTTGTACCCGAATTGAAAATGAAATAGAAAAAAATGGCATTCGGGAAAATAAAAGATTTAATCAATTAGCTGACGCTACAAAAAATGTTGACAAAACAAACCAAAAATTCCAGACACTAATTAATCTAATGGCTCGTTCCAGAAAAGTTGAATTAGATGTTATTGCTAGTCAATTTGGAGAATTTATTAATACAGACCATCTTAAGGAAATAAAAAAAGACCTAGATGATTTGAGCAAAGCTGTAAATGAATAA